TGCGATCGCGCCGGGACCTGAGTTTTCAAGCGGTGAAATATCGCTCAAAATTACGGGCTGTTGCCATTCATAATCATCTCAAATTAGAGACAGAACTGGCCGCATTTTTATTTGAACCGACGAAAATCAAAGCCTATCAAACCGAGATTTTTGAGTATTTTCGCAAAGCAAAGTACGATCGCGAGGCGATTTATGCCTTACCTTTAACCATTGCCGAAGGATTTGCGGCTCAACATGGCATCAAACGTGAGATTTTTCTTGATCGCATTCAGGAACAAATGACTCCTGGGGAAAAATTACGCTTACAAAAAGCAGCAAATCGGGAGAAACAGGAAATTTCTCTCGATTTAGGACAAATGCCCTTGACAAAGTTGGCTCTGTATGTGCTATCGTTATCCCGAGCCGAACGAGGCGATCGCATGACCCTCCTGGATACCGCCCTCGACACTGCCGCCCGTAAGACGTTACAACGCTCTCCCATGCACCTGGGACGAGTCGCCACAGTCCTCGATTGTAGTTATTCCACCTCCGGTTCCTCGGAAAAACGGCGGCGTCCCCTGGGCATTGCCTTAGCTGCCCATTATCTCCTCAAAGCTGCCGCCCAAGAGTATCGGGCATTTTGGACTGTTCCCCAAACCGAGGCACTGTTGGTGACCCCCAGAGGACAAACCGACTTAGCGACGCCGGTATTGGATGCCTTGGAATGGGGGGCGGATTTAATCGTGATTATCTCCGATGGGTGGGAAAATGACCCGCCCAAAGGTGCGGCACAAGTGCTGGAAGTCTATCGCCAGAAATTTGACCCCACTCGTAAGACAGTGATTGTTCATGGGAATCCGGTATTTGATACAGATAACTTTCTCTTACGTGCTCTCACTCCGGAAATTCCCACGGTGGGATTGCGGGATGCAGAGGATTTGCCGACCCTGCTAGGATTTGCCCGATTTGCCGAGGGAAGTGCGGGATTATCTGAGTTAGAAGCATATCTCGCCGCCAGAGTGAGGGAACTGTTAGGAGAGTCGGATCAGGAGACAGGGAGATGAGTCGCAAACAGCCATTATTGGAAAAATTATCCCTCCGGGGAATAGAAATTGCTCCCTCCCAGGTTTACGGAGGGATTCGCCTCGTGCCTTTGTTGCGATCGCATCCGCGCCAGGATTTACGCCTGCAACGCCGCCAGTATCAAGAAGAGTTGGGAATCGTCGCCGTTGAAGGTGAGATGAATCATCCAGAGATGGCCTATTTTTCCTACATTCCCCACGGATTGGTGCTCTCCTGGGGGGAAAGTGCGACAGAAGCGGCATTCGGGACCCAGTTGCAGGGACGGGATGGGAAAGTGTTGGACTATGGATGTGCGAAAGTGCGACTGATGCACCGGATGGCAAAGCGGGAAAGTCGGAATTCCCTGCGATTCTTGCCCTTGCATTTAGCAATGGAGGGATTTTTGGGGATGTTCTTTTCGGGACCGGCGATCGCATGGCAGGAGTATTCTCACCAAGCGCTATCCCAGGGATTGGGGTCGCGGGGGGAACTGTTATACAGTGGCGGGGCAGTCGAGGGATTAGAAGACGCCCTCCGGGTGTTTGAAATCCACGAGAATCAAGTGGGGATGTTAGTCTTTGTCGCCGATGCCCTGGCATCCGCCTTTATCGTTCCCAATCCCCAGGATTATCGCGCCTTACACCGAACCTTACTGGAAGATTTTTATGGGGAATTGATTTATCAATATGGGTTACTTTATGATACACCCTTTCCAATGGATGTTACCCTGGAAGCAGATAAAATCCAGACCTTGCCAGAGTTAAGGAAAGCGGTAGCTGAGTTGCGATCGCAGTGGGGAAAGTTTCCTGGATTTATGGCGACCAATTTATTACAACGGGAGTTAAACAGTCAGCGAGTCTACACCGCTGGACCCTTTGGCCTGCAACGATTTATCACCGAACTCGAACCCAAGGGAGAGAATCATATTGGAGAGGCGATTATTTCCGAAACCGGAGAAATTCAATATTTAAAAACCTATCGGTTATCTGCCGCCCAGACTCGGCGAGTGTATCTGTTAAGTCAGTTAGCGAAATATGACTGGAATTTAGAAATAACCGCCCGGGAATTAGGGCAAACTCGGGATGAATTAGCCCTGCGGTTAGATAAGGCAGGGTTTGGGTATTTGTTGAAGCAAAATGTACTAGAGGTAGCGCGGAAGAATCTGAAGAAAGGGAGGGGGTAGTGATGCTGAGACGGTGAGCGATGCGGCTACAGGAAGGGATTTATACTTTGGCGATCGCTCCTATCTGCGGGTATTCCGCAACGCCTCTAATTTCTCGGCAGTAAAGGGATTTTTACCAGCCTTAAGTGCCTCTACCCATTGCTGTAGTTGTTGTTGGCGATCGTCATCATACACTCGAAATAAAACAGCCTGAAAATCTGCTAAAGCCCCAACTATATCCCTGGTCAATGCTCTAGCAAGTCCTCGACTTTGGTGATATTCAATACTATCAGGCGCTAGACTCACTGCTTTTTCACCTGCATCAAGGACATCAGTAGCATTGCCATATAAACAGCCATACCAGCACAGAACGTACCAAAAGTCAGCAGAAACTTGCAAATTTGGATCAAGCTGTTGAGCCTTCTGGTAAGCTGCAATTGCTTCTTTAACTTTACCTTCCCTCACCCAACTGTAGCCCTCACTCAAGACAAACGCAGCCGAAAATTCGGCGTGTTCTGCTAATTCTGGCGATATACCCACTGCGTCAGCCAATCCGATCGCATTTCCCCATATTGTTTTAGTATCCCAGACAATTTCTGTAAAGTTGGCACTGCTGAGTTTAGCACCGCTAAGTTTAGTACCGCTGAGGTCGGCACGGTAGAAGTTTGCACCGCTGAGTTTGGCATCACTGAGGTTGGTACCAATGAGTTTGGCATCGTTGAGGTTGGTACTGATGAGTTTGGCAGCGGTAAGGTCGGCATCCCTAAAGTTGGTACCGCACAGGTAGGCACCACTGAGGTTAGTACCACTGAGGTTGGCATCATTGAGGTTAGCATTACTGAGGCTAGTACCGATGAGTTTAGCACCACTGAGGTTAGCATTGCCCAGGTAAGCACCCCTGAGGTTGGCATTGCTGAGGTTGGCATTGCTAAGGTTGGCATTGCTGAGGTCGGCATTGCTGAGGTTGGCACTATAAAAGTTGACACCGCTGAGGTCGGCATTGCTGAGATCGGCACTATAAAAGTTGACACGGCTGAGGTTGACACCGCTGAGGTAGAATCCTAGTATTTTGGTAAAAACGGACACACCGAGACAATAACTGTAACCCATAATCTCAAGCAAGCGCTTTGATACAAACTGGTCTGTATTTGGTTTACCACAAGGATAGAAATAGAGTTTATCTTTCAGTTCCTCCTGAGTTTGTCCGTAACGGTGCAACTCTAGCAGGAGAATTATCACATTTAGTCCCGTATAAAGATCCACCTGTCGCTGTCCCAATTGAGTCTCTTGCTCTCCCAACTGCTCCTTGAGCAGACGCATCTTAAATTGAGGCAAGGTTTCCGGTCGTGCATCAATAAACTCGCCCTCACACCAGCGCAGGTAAAACTCCTGCAATCGTTCAAACAAGCGAATTAGCTTTACCTCTGGGTGCTTCGCCCATAATCCAGGCAGATACTGCACAATTTCTGGGGTTAACGGTCCATACCCGAGGAAATCGTAAATCTGCTTATCCATTGTGTCTGTATCTACGTCGTCTTCCTCTCCGCAACGTCGGGTTACGGTACGAGTCCAATCGATACAGCTTTCGATGAGTCGTTCTGCAAATAAAAATTCCCCAAAAATCTTGTGAGTAAACTCTAGCGATCGGTCTTGGTCCCTGGAGGCCAGGTTGATGTAGAATACTACCAATAAATTATTCAGCGCTTTCTGTTTTTTTACCTCGGTTTCTTGTGTGATGTTCTCAAGTAACTCAGCTACGGGGTTATGACTCTCCTTGAGTCGGGCTTCCAACATAGCAACTTTGGCATATTCATTCCCCGACTGCACCACACATAACGCCGCCTCTAGCAGAAACTGTCGCGAATCTTCCGGTTCCAGCCCAATTAAACGCAGGTTTTCATCCTGGCACTGTTTCTTGATGACCCAGTTTATGGCGTCATCATAGATGCGGATTTTTGCGGTAATTTGGTCCGAGGTTCCAACAAACATCGCGGCATTAAGTGCCTGTTCCCGGTGCATTCGCACCAGGAGATACAGAAGTAACGGTTCTCGGGCGAGATTATCATTAATTTCTGAGGGACAAGCCTGTAAAAACTGATGGAATTTATCTGCTTCTTGAGTGCCGAATTTATTCCCCCAGTTCTCTAACCAAGTGTGACGAATTTCATCATCCATCGGCAAAACCGCCGCTCGTTCTAACTGTAGGTGTTGGGAAAGTTCGGGATCAATTCCTTGCAATGCCAGAGGACGCCCAGTGATTAAAAATCGATGGTAGCTACCCACTTGAAAGTTCTGGACTTGCCACAAAAAATCCTCAACTCGACTGCTGCTGATAGCTCTTGGGAGGAACAATTCATCCAACCCATCCAGCAAAAACAAAAATTGCCTATTTTTATCCGTTAGCCAACCAGAGTCACTGGTTATAAAATCTTCATTTTTCAGGTAATTGTTTAAACGCTGAGTCAGATCTCCGGCTAAAGCGCGCCACTCCCGTAACGGAATCAAAATCGGAGTAAAGCTGGTATGCCAGTTCTGCTGTACCCCGTTAGCAAACATCTGACAAAAAACGCTTTTCCCGGCTCCCGCTTCACCCTGGATAAACAATACTTTCTGATCTTTATTGGAGTCCTGGAGCATTTCTTTCACCCAGTCTTCCAGTTGCATGGGGTCTTTGTCCTTAATCGGGTTACCGTCACTATCCAACAGTTGGACATTCAACGAGACATACAAATCCCGAAAGGTAATTTCAGTTTCATCAAAAATTAATTGATCGGGATTAGGTTTAATCTCCTGGTCTAAATACTCCTCAATACTGAGGTATTTTTCCAGTTTTTCCGCACCTCCCATTTGATACCATTTCACCAAGCGGTCTACAGCCTCCCCTCCCGCTTCCACTAAGGCAGGAACCAGCAATTCCTGGGTCTGTCGCGCCACTTGTTCCGTGAGGGTTTTGGCTCGGTACTCGGCTAATCCCGCTTCCTGTAATCGCTGTGCTAAAACTTCATTAAATGCCTGGGCAAGTTTCGATTCAGGGAAACACAGAACGGCGACTCTGGCATCCCGTTCATCCAATTCTAGGTCACCCAATTTCTGAACTTTACTGGCGATGGATTGGGAAACGGGAGACTCACCGATTTGTTGCAGCAGTGCCTCATCTTGCTGGAGAATGTCCTGCAAACTTTGGAGATAGACTGCTTGACTAACCAAGGCAACCACTTGCACTAGATTCGGCTCTTTTTTTGTCGCTTTGGCGATGATTTTGAGCAGGGCGATGGGGATAGGTGCTAAAGGAATCGCGGCCCCAGCCAGTTCACCCAAGGGCGAATTCAGGGCATCTAGCAGTGAAGAGAGTGGGTCGAGGTAAGGTTTCAAGTTTTCCAGGTTGCTACCTTGTTCCTGAATCGCTTTTGCTAACTCAAAAACTGCCTTACCTGCTTCTGATCCGGTTTTCACATCTTCGAGAGTTTCGCCCCAGTTCAACTCTCGAATATCGGTCTTGAGAAATTTCCAGAGTTTTATCGCCATTGATCGCCGCTTGGGTTACAGTACCACTTGCAATTATGGCACAGGTCTTGAGCAGGTCTCGCGATGGGGTTGAGGGAAAGTCAAAATTGTTATCTATAACACAGAATTAATAGAAGCAATCTCTCTTATGCTGCCTGCTGTTGTGACTTGATTACCACCCATTGTCCCGTGATGGGGTTGCGATAGGTAACGTAGGGATTTTGCCGCAGTTGTTTCGGTTGAGTTGCCATTTCTATAACCTCCTGATTTCGTTTGTATTTATCCTATCGGTGGGATTTGGGGGAGGGGGTGATACTGATAAATGGCAGAGGCGATCGCGATCGCCTCCCCAGCGTTTCCCCATCACCGACAGTTGTCTCTAACTTAGAACATCGCCGGACAATTTGTGATAGAATTAAATCAGTAAAATTGTCTGAAAAATGACCCGTTTTGTTTACGACCAATTCGCGAAACAATATCTAACTGAACTGTTAAGTCCATTTGGAGAAGTCGAACCGAGTCGGGCGATCGCAGCCGAAGTGCGGGAAGTCGATGTCATTTTTTCTCCGGCATCGGACCATCCCCCGGAAGTCGCTATCCTAGGACTATTGGGAAGACTTGCCACCACAGCGGCTATCTTTGAACCCTTTCGCAATGCCATCCAACCGGGAGATATTCGCAGTTGTCTGAGCAAACTCTTTGAACTGTACAACGAATTTGAGCGACAAGCCAACCGGGAAAATACCCGACTCAATGAAACTCAACTCCCCCACCTCTGGATCCTGTCTCCCACGGTTTCCCAGGCGGTGTTAAGCGGATTTAAAGCTGAACTGGATCTGGAAAACTGGGGGGAAGGCATCTATCTTCTAGGGAGGTCCTTCAAAACCGGCATTGTGGTGATTCACCAATTACCCAAGACCCCCGAAACCCTGTGGTTGAGGATGTTAGGGAAAGGAAATGTTCAAAAACAAGCCATTACTGAACTGCGGCAACTCCCAGAAGACAATCCCTTTCGAGTGCAGACGCTAGAATTACTCTATAATCTGCTCACGATTTTAGAAGTTCGTCAAGATTTAGAGACGGAGGACCAATCGTTAATTATGGAACTCTCACCACTGTATTTAGAACGGTTAGAAAATGCCATCCAACAGGGTCAACGCCTGATGGTTGAAGGGATGCTCCAAGCCAAGTTTGGGGAGGTTGATGCGGAATTATCCGCAATCATTGACCCCTTGCTGCTGATTCCACCTGTGGAAATAAGTCTGTTAATTGCCCAACTTTCTCGGGAGGAACTGTTAGCGCGAGTACGGAATCCAAATTAATAATTTGGGTTGATTCATGACTCTCGGTGGGTGACTCTACCGAGAGTTTTTAAAGATGAATAAGGAGCTTAAATCTCCGATTTTGTATTTGCAAAACGAACCTAACAACAAGTTTAATTTAGAAGCTCATCAAAATTTAGATACGGAGGACGAATCCTTAATTATGGAATTATCACCCATGTATTTAGAATAGTTAGAAAATGCCAGTCAACAGGCTTTTGAACGGGCTTTTCAACAGGGTTTTCAACAAAGCTTTCAACAGGGCTTTCAACAGGGGATAGTGCTGGGTCAACGCCGGATGGTTGAAGGGATGCTCCAAGCCAAGTTTGGGGAGGTTGATGCGGAATTATCGGCAATCATTGAACCCTTGCTGCTGATTCCTCCTTTGGAAATGGGTTTGTTAATTTACCAACTTTCTCGGGAGGAACTGTTGGCGCGAGTGCGGAATTCAAATTAATCGTTTGGGTTGATTCATGACTCTCGGAGGGGTGACTATTCCGAGAGTTTTTTATGGATGAAGAAGGAGGCAGAGCCTCCCATAGAGAATTCCTAGGCAGAGCCTAGGAACGAGTTTTTAATGAGGTTTAACGCGGTTTAAAAAGGTGGTGTAGCCTCGAATAGAGAATTCTTAGGCAGAGCCTAGAAAAGAGTTTTAAAAGATGTTATTAAACAGGATTGATGGAGTTGCTTGTGTCTATAGTGGGGGTTTTATTGGAGGAAATAAATGGAATGAATCGCCGATGATGCTGTTATGCGGCTTGTTGTTGTTCTTTTACAACTAACCATTTGCCGGTGATGGGATCGCGATAGGTGGTGTAGGTGTTTTGGCGGAGTTGTTTGGTTTGGGTTGCCATGATGAATTACCTCTGGGTTGCTTCTGTATTTATAGTATTCAAGCAATGGAGGGGGTGGGGTGATGGGAACAACCGGGAGAGGCGATCGCGATCGCACCTCTGGGTTATCTCCCTCACCGACATGATTGCGATCGCGGCGATTAGCAAGGGTTTCCAAAGGGGATGCCAAATCCTTTCCAGATGGCAATTAGGGTGACTATGGTCCAAAATAAGGCGTTACCGAGGGCCATTTGACCGGCTAGGGTCATGTCTAGTCCCATGATTCCTTGGAACAGCCAGCGATCTAAGGGGAGGGTGAGGGTCCACATTAAAAAGATGAAGGCCCCGGATAACCAAAACATTACCCAGCGCAAGTTACTGTTAAAATCTCGGAAAAAGGTTTCAGTGAATAATAGGTCGAGGTTACTGGCTTCTGCTGATAGATAGAGTCCGTCGGTTAATCGGGTGGCTTGTTGCAGTTCCTCGGAGTTGGAACCGCCCACAATGACGACATTGATTTTAACGTTTTCTGATTGAGCCGTCTGGATGACGGTATCATTAATTGGGGCAATTCCATCGGTGACGAGGAGGAGTTCTCGGCAGCGATTTTCAATGGTACTCAGGGCATTTGTTGTCTGTTGAATGGCTAGGTTTAAGTTAGTTCCGCCGCCGAGTTCTTGTTCTAGGGTGGGTTGGTAGATGGCACTGTTGAATTGAGTTTCGAGTTGGTCGTTATCGGGGGTAAAGTCGGTGGTGAGGGCGCGAATGTCGCTGGCAAAGCCGAAGACTTGGATGGCGTTGGGTTTTTTAAGGCTTTGGTTTTGATTGATATAAGATTCGACGGCTTGAATTTCTTGTTGGCGAACGATGCCGGAGGTACTGTCGCTAAAGTCGATCGCGATCGCCACGGCAACGGGAGGTCTTCCAAATCCTAATAACCAGGATAAAGCAGCAACAATGGCGCAGCCTATCATGAAGATTAAGGGAATTTGAAATAAGGGGTACTGCCAGATTTGACGACGGGAACGAATCATGGTATTCTTAGCGGGTAATTGAGTGATGGGTTTAGTCCCAAATTAGCAAAAATTGCTGGTTTAAATGGGTTCAAATTGATAGCGAAATCCGGCGCTGGTTCCGGGAACAGCTTGGACTAGGGGAATGCGGTCAAATAGGCTGAAATCTGTGGCAGTTCCGGCGATCGCAATGCCGTTTTGTAGCAATTGTGAGGTTTCTGCCCTCGTGGGTTTTTGGGTGATGGCGTTGGCTAGGGCTTGGGTTGTATCATAAGCGGTGGCAGTCCGCCAACTAACTCGCCCTTGCCAAATATTGGTGGCTTGTGAGGCGAAGGCGTCCCCTTCTTGCCAGCGCCAGGGGACAGCTAGGACTAAGCCATTGATGGCGCTATCTCCATCTTTGAGGATATTCGGATTATACAGTTCGTCTCCCCCGAGGAGGGTGAGAGGGTTTCCGGCGTTGGCGTTGGCTTGGGCGATCGCCACAGCAGTTTGCACTTTGTTCTTACTGACGGCCAAAACCCCCACATTGGCCCCGAGTTGGCTGGAATCACTCACTTCGGTTGCTGGATTAAATCCCCCTTGGGTAATATCAACCTCTTTCACAACGGTTCCCGGAGTTTGCACCAAGGCAGCTTTGAAGGCATCTTTTAATTGCTGACTGTAAGGACTATCCGAGTTATAAAAAACGACGACAGCAGGGGAAGAAACAGTTTGTTCTGCGTAGGTTGCCAGAGTTTTGCCCACCCCTTCTAAATAGTTGGCAAACAACTCATTGGCTTTTTGCGCGAGGGAGATGGTTTGGAGAATGGATTGCCCGGGGGCGGTACTGGAAATACTGGTACTAATGGGGGATAAAACGGCTAATTGGGCGCGTTCATAGCGGGCGATCGCCTCCCGAGATGCTGCATCCACGCCATGTCCCATCACCCCCAAAACATTGGGTGATTGAATCAAATCTTCGGCGAGAGAAGGTGCTTTTCCGGGTTCCGATTCATTGACAATCACCACCTCTAACAATCGTCCCGGCAATTGCGGAGAATTGTTATATCGTTCTTGTTGTAATGCCACGCCCCGCAATACTTCTTTCGCAGAATTTTCACTGGCAGAAATCGGAACAACCACCGCAATAGTCAGGGGATTTCCGGCTTGTTTAGCCTTAGAATTATTAAAATAAATTTTGGCTTCGGGGTCGTTGGGGTCAGTTTGTGCCGCTTCCTGATATTGAACGATCGCTTCGGTCCAATTATCCTGACTAAATGCAGTCGCCCCGGCTGCTTTTTGGTTAAAATTAATCCCGGGATTAAAAAGAATCTTTTCTCCTTGACTGATCAGTTCAGCATTGACAGCGGTTTGACTCACGTTTGCTAACGGATCGGCGGCCCCGGGTGAGAGGGCAACTGTCTCGGAAGTGCTCTCCACCACTTCGGGATCACGATTTCGTCCGAACAGATACCAGGCACTTGCGCCGAGTAACAACACCACCAGGGCGATCGCCACCAATCCCGGTAGATTCGACCCCCTGCCGCCAGATAGGACTGTTTTACTGCCCTGGGGAGACTTTTTCCCCGTCATCGCCTCCCGAGGTAACCCACAGATCATACAGTCTGGGGTGTAGTTTTCCTGGGGAGGGTGGGGGCCAGAACAATTCGGATAATGCTGGCCATTTTTCGGGACTCCATCGCAGATCCAACTTTGTGGTGCACTCACCTTAGACAACCTCTCTACTCTCAATCTCTGTTCTTATTCTAAAAGTTAGAATCACCAAAATCCCCCACTACTCCGCAATCAATCTCCCCCAACCCTCCAAAACTTCCGCCCAAAGGGGAACTCTTGCCATAAGATAGGTTAAAGGTTAAGGGCATCGCAGCCCTTTCAAGGGTCCCGGACTACCCCGGTGTTTCCCTCAACCGATTCAGTTGTCGTCATTATCAGCAGTTCTTATGGGTCTTAAAATTGTTCAAAACTTTGGGGGTAGCTTCACCCTCAACCCAGAAACCCAATCGGTTCTCTTTGAGTTATTAAATAGCCCAGAATTTGTTCATCAGGTTGCTACAGCCGCCCAGTGTCATCAAGTTGAATTTACTGAGTTAATGTTCCAACCTGTTCCCTATAGTGAACAGACTCCCAAGGGAATGCCTCGGGAATTTGAACCCTATCATGAATCTGAGGATTACCTGATTATTAATGTCCCTCCGAACTTTATGTTTAAAGCCAAAATTTTCAACCCCAGCCGGATCTGTGTGGTCTATCGTAAACTCAGTTAAAATTATCCATTAGGGGAACGCCACTGGACCGATTTCCGGTGTTCCCTTTCATTCAAATCCGAGACTATTTTTCTGGACATTAATCACTCATGACCGATATTTCATCCCTATCTACTCTCGACTTTTTACCCTATCTTGATGATGAGGGAAATTGCAACAGCGATTTTACGGGCAAAGTCGGGGTCTATGCCATTTTTGATAAAGACAAAACCTTACAATATATCGGATATTCCCGAGATATTGTCTTGAGTCTGAAACAACATCTGATGCGAAAACCGGACTGTTGTTATTGGATTAAAGCGCAAACGATTGATCGCCCCAGTCGGACAATTTTAGAAGAAATTCGCGAGGCATGGATTGCTGAAAATGGGCAGATGCCGCCTGGGAATGGGGCCGATGAAGCCCAATGGACGCAGGCGATCGATGTTAAACCCCTGATGACGGATGAGGAACGGGAAAAATATGAAAAAGCGATCGACGAACTCACCCAGATGAAACTGTTAAAACAGGTGTCACGCCGTGTAGAAGCGGATTTGTTAGCGGTCCTGGCGTCTCGGGGACTTAAAGAGGCCATTCGGTTTAATCCCAAACTCAAAGAAAGTGGTTTGCTAGACTTAAAATAATCCCGGGTTGTGCTGTATGATTTACACCAACCCTGTGATGTCCGTTCTAACCCCTACTCTGTCAAATTCCATGAACTCGGTACTGCTCAATAATCGCTATCGTATCCTTCAAGAATTAGGGATGGGTGGATTCGGCCAAACGTTTTTGGCGGAAGATACTCAAATGCCCTCTAAACGTCGATGTGTCATTAAGCAGCTTAAACCCGTAACTGGCAATCCCGCAATTTATCAGATGGTCCAAGAACGATTTGCGCGGGAAGCGGCAGTTTTAGAACAATTGGGGGATGGAAATGCTCAAATCCCCAAGTTGTTTGCTTATTTTGAATTAGAGGGACAATTTTATCTGGTTCAAGAATGGATTGAGGGGGGTACTTTAACTAAGAAGGTCCAAACCTTTGGGCCCCTGAGTGAGGCAGAGGTGCGATCGCTGTTGACAAAAATTCTCCCAGTCCTCGGTTATGTCCATAGTTTCCGCATCGTCCATCGGGATATTAAACCCGATAATATCATGTTGCGCCCCTCGAACCCGGGAAGTTTTTCCCCAGGGGAAGATATACCCGTCTTGATCGACTTTGGGGCGGTGAAAGAAACAATGGCAACGGCGATGAGTTCTTCTGGGGGAGTAACTAACTCGATCGCCATTGGCAGTCCCGGGTTTATGTCGGCGGAACAAGCTGCCGGTAGACCCTTGTATTCCAGCGATTTGTATAGTTTAGGACTGACGGCGATTTATATGTTAACCGGGAAAATTCCCCAGGAATTTCCCACGGATCCGGCAACAGGTGAGATCCTGTGGCGGTCCTTTGCACCCACAGTGAGTCCCGGTTTAGCAATGGTCCTCGATCGCGCCATTCGGTTTAATCCCCGCGATCGCTTTCCCACCGCCCAAGAGATGTTAGATGCCTTAAAACCCGATATTAACTCTCAAGTGGCAACGGTCCCCGTCGCCCCGGCATATCGTGCCCCCGTGCCCCCGTCTCAAGTGGCAACGGTCCCCGTCGCCCCGGCACATCGTGCCCCCGTCCCTCCTTCCTCACCTTCACCCTACCGACAATCATCGCCTCAACCCTCCGGTATTTCTCCCCGGGCACTCGGCATTGCTGCGGCAGTATTGGGGATATCCTTTCTCATCGGATTTGGCATCGCCCAAGACAGAATGCCTTCGGA
The nucleotide sequence above comes from Laspinema palackyanum D2c. Encoded proteins:
- a CDS encoding protein kinase domain-containing protein; this translates as MSVLTPTLSNSMNSVLLNNRYRILQELGMGGFGQTFLAEDTQMPSKRRCVIKQLKPVTGNPAIYQMVQERFAREAAVLEQLGDGNAQIPKLFAYFELEGQFYLVQEWIEGGTLTKKVQTFGPLSEAEVRSLLTKILPVLGYVHSFRIVHRDIKPDNIMLRPSNPGSFSPGEDIPVLIDFGAVKETMATAMSSSGGVTNSIAIGSPGFMSAEQAAGRPLYSSDLYSLGLTAIYMLTGKIPQEFPTDPATGEILWRSFAPTVSPGLAMVLDRAIRFNPRDRFPTAQEMLDALKPDINSQVATVPVAPAYRAPVPPSQVATVPVAPAHRAPVPPSSPSPYRQSSPQPSGISPRALGIAAAVLGISFLIGFGIAQDRMPSDPPIATPPANNPPPDSPPPYTPPSYTPPIISQPTTPERPPEVVPPEEPKTPPVVVPPSEPEPPVDEIPPTETETPPVVVTPTEPEPPVDEMPPAESETPDSTPEPTEPVGDRPTPEESISDYYANINNRNYSQAWNQLDPRFQTNQSGDYDTYTNWWNTVENVNVNNINVVASTPFSAIVDTSLTYTMQDDGRISNETLRMSLIWNEETGTWAIEQTSRL